A stretch of DNA from Desulfovibrio sp. Fe33:
GGCTGTAGGGCATGTGGAAGGTGGGCGCGCCGGTTTGTTCGAGCATGAACTCCAGCAGGTCGGTGTAGTCCACCAGGTCCCAGTGGTTCTTCTGGTTACCGTAGTTGATGTGCGCTTCGGCCAGATTCTCGGGCAGCTCGGTCAGTTGTTCCCGGGCCAGGAGATACCTGTTCCAATAATGGTTGAGGTTCTTGCCCGAAAAGTCCGGGTTGACCTCGACGAAAAGCTTTTTGGCCGCGTCCTCGGGCACCACGATGGGCGTCTCGGAATAGGCGTGCTTCCAGTAGTCGAAGCACAGGGAATGCAGGGTGCCTGCCTGCGGCATCTCGGCATTCTCCCCGCGGAGGGCGTGCAGCCGGTCGCGCATCTCCTGGGCGGCCCGCTTGGTGAAGGTCAGGGCCAGGATGCGTTTGGGATTGACGCCTTCGTCCATGAGCCGTTCCACCCGTCCCATGAGGGTCTGGGTCTTGCCCGTGCCGGGACCGGCCAGGACAAGCACCGGGCCAGGGCCCGCGTCGATGGCCTGTTGCTGGGCCTGGTTGTAGGACAGGGGCACGGTCTCGACCTTGGGCCGGGAGACGGCCGGGCAGGGCGCGGTCAGGCCCGGATCGGGCCGGGTTTCGGGCCGGGGAATGTGAATCAGTTCGCCGCCGTTTTTGATCTGGGCCCGTTCCTTTTCGGAGAAAACAGAGATGACGCCGAATTCGCCGTCATACCCGGCCTTGCGGATGACCTGTCCGTCGCGCATCCGAGTGATGCCTTCGGCCAGGTGGCAGGAAAAGCGGTTGAGATCCTCGGCGGGCACCCGCTGGAGGATGTCGAGCTCGTTGCCGAACTCCTGGATGAGCTTCATGTAAAGGTGATTGACCTTCTTGGAGCCCGGGCCGACGCCGAGCACTTCGGATAGGATCTCCTTGAGCGGAATGAGCGAGACGAAGCCGGGCGCGCCCGCAGGCTGGACCGGTTCCTCGCGGTCCGCCAGTTCAAGCACGCGGTTGTAAACGCCCACGGTCACGGGCTTGCCGCAGACCGGGCAGATGCCGTCGCGGGCGATGGTCTCGTGGGGATCCATGGATACGCCGCATTTGCGGTGACCGTCCATGTGGTACTTGCCCTCCTCGGGGAAGAATTCAACAGTGCCGAGGAACTTGTTCCCCAGCCCTTCGCCGCGCAGGGCGCGGTAGATGCCTTCATAGGAAATTTCGCCCCGGAAAAGGTTGGCCTCCCGGCCGAGCTTTTCGCCGGAGTGGGCGTCGGAGTTGGAGATGAGCCGGATGCGGTCCAGTTCGGACCATGTCCAGTTCATTTCGGGGTCCGAAGAGAGTCCGGTCTCCATGGCGAAAATTTCCTCGGCGTAGTCGCCGAAGCATTCGCGGATGGAGTTGAAGCCGGATTTGGAGCCGAACAGGGAGAACCACGGCGTCCAGATATGGGCCGGGACCAGAAACGCCTGGGAATGGGTGTCCAGAACCAGGTCCAGGAGATCGCGAGAGTCCAGCCCGAGGATGGGACGGCCGTCCGAAGCCAGGTTGCCCACTTCGCCGAGGCGTTCGTTGAACCTGTACACCGCGTCCAGGTTGGGCATGAAGACCAGGTTGTGCACTTTGCGGACCTTGCCGCCGCGCTTGTAGATCGAGCTGATCTCCGTCTGGAGCATGAAACGGGTGCGGCCGGGAATCTCGCCGTCGAAGGCGGGAATCTCCTTCTCCAGTCCGTCGGGTTCCCTGAGGACGAAAAGACCCTTGCCGTTGTCCTCCAGCTGCTCTTCGATTTCGGCCAGCCATTCGGGGTGGGTGAAATCGCCTGAACCAAGGACGGAAAGTCCCTTGAGACGGCCCCAGGCAGCCAGATTCCGGATGGTCAGGTTCTTGCTGGTGGCACGCGAAAAACGGGAATGAATGTGCAGGTCGGCGGTGAATCTTTCCATGGACTGAACAGTATAGGTATCCTCCTATTATTGCAACCCGTCGTCGGGTCAAAATGGGTTGACGATATTGTTTGTTGCAGATACAACTTTCGCCATGAATTCTGACCGACTGAACCCAAAGGAATCCGTTGGTTTCCTTTCTTGGAAGGTGTCCCGTGTTTTCGCCAACGACCTGGCCGCCCGCTTCGCCGAAGCCGGGGTGAAAATCACGGTGGAGCAGTGGCGCGCCCTGTTGCCCGCGTACAAGACCGAAGGGCTGACCCAGGGCCGGCTTTGTGATATGCTCTCTCAGGAAAAAACCGGGGTCAGCCGACTTGTGGCGGCCCTGGAAAAGCATGGTCTCCTGCGTCGTGAGGCGGACAAGGACGACCGCAGGGTGAAGTGTATATACATCACCGGCAAAGGACGTGAATTGGTGGATTTCACCATGGACATAGTCCTGGAGAGCCGGGAGGCGCTGGTCAGGCACGTGGACCCTGAGAACCTCGCCGTGTGCAAACGGGTCCTGTGGGAAATCCTCGAACCTCATCTGGACGAGGCCTGTTGCATGAGGAACAAATCATGTTGAAGTTGGGGGCCGGGGGACAGAAGTGGCTGAAGGGGTTGCATTTGTGCACGGCCGCTTGCTGGATCGGGGGCGGTGTCGCCCTGATCCTTCTCTATTTCCTCAAACCGGGAGCGACGGACGGACGCGAGCTCTACGGCATGAACCGGGCCATCCATCATGTGGACATGGCCGTGGTGGTCGTGCCGGGCGCTTTCGGCTGCCTGCTTACCGGCCTGGTTTATTCCCTGTTCACCGGATTCGGCTTCTTCAGGCACGGATGGTTGATCTTCAAATGGGTCGTCACCGTCTCGGCCATTGTTTTCGGCACTGTCTGCCTCGGCCCGTGGGAGACGGCCATGATGCACATTTCCGGCGAACTGGGCATGGACGCCCTGCGTGACGGGGCGTACCTGTACAATCAAAAAATGAATTTCATCTGGGGATTGGTCCAGGTTGCGGTCCTGGTCGCCACGGTTTTCGTGTCCGTGTTCAAGCCCTGGAAAAACTTGCGGAAGAAGAGTGAGCGATGAAGAAATTCCTGAAGAGTGCGGCGGTCCTTTGTCTTGCGGTCCTGATGGCCGTCCCGGCCTTGGCCCAGGAGGGGGGCGCAGCTCCCGCGTCCCCGGTGGTCACGGCCAAGGTTACTTCCGGCGACATGGCCCCCCAGACCGAATTTATAGGTACGGTTTATTTTTCGGAAATATCCAACGTGGCGGCGGAGGTTGAAGGCAAGGTCGTCTCCTTGGGCGTCGAGGACGGACAGCGTGTCGGCCGGGGCGCTCCCCTGGTCTCCCTGGCCTCGGATATTCTTGACCGCAGCATCGCCAATGCCCGCGCCCTCATGGACCAGGCCAAGGCCGATTTTGAGCTGGCCAAGCGCGAGAACGAGCGGACGACCAAGTTGTTCGAGAGCCGCACCGTGGCCGAGGGCGAATACGACTCCAAGCGGTTGGCCGCCCTGTCCTCCGAGAAGAAGATGATCGCGGCCCAGGCCATCCTCAACCGGTTGCTCATGGAGCGGGAGAAGAAGACCATCCGCGCTCCCTATGACGGCGTGGTCCTGGAGCGCAAGGTGTTCCGCGGCGATTGGGTCTCCGTGGGGTCGGTCGTCACCGTCATG
This window harbors:
- a CDS encoding UvrD-helicase domain-containing protein; amino-acid sequence: MERFTADLHIHSRFSRATSKNLTIRNLAAWGRLKGLSVLGSGDFTHPEWLAEIEEQLEDNGKGLFVLREPDGLEKEIPAFDGEIPGRTRFMLQTEISSIYKRGGKVRKVHNLVFMPNLDAVYRFNERLGEVGNLASDGRPILGLDSRDLLDLVLDTHSQAFLVPAHIWTPWFSLFGSKSGFNSIRECFGDYAEEIFAMETGLSSDPEMNWTWSELDRIRLISNSDAHSGEKLGREANLFRGEISYEGIYRALRGEGLGNKFLGTVEFFPEEGKYHMDGHRKCGVSMDPHETIARDGICPVCGKPVTVGVYNRVLELADREEPVQPAGAPGFVSLIPLKEILSEVLGVGPGSKKVNHLYMKLIQEFGNELDILQRVPAEDLNRFSCHLAEGITRMRDGQVIRKAGYDGEFGVISVFSEKERAQIKNGGELIHIPRPETRPDPGLTAPCPAVSRPKVETVPLSYNQAQQQAIDAGPGPVLVLAGPGTGKTQTLMGRVERLMDEGVNPKRILALTFTKRAAQEMRDRLHALRGENAEMPQAGTLHSLCFDYWKHAYSETPIVVPEDAAKKLFVEVNPDFSGKNLNHYWNRYLLAREQLTELPENLAEAHINYGNQKNHWDLVDYTDLLEFMLEQTGAPTFHMPYSHVLVDEVQDLTPLQLAVIKGIAGTAGEGLFFIGDPKQSIYGFRGAVSDVEEHLKRMWPNIESVTLTDNYRSGQAILDGAGNLFPDSPRLTARKDIAATLHMFEAPDAAHEATWISDKIKGLIGATSHSIVDSEGGGDMAPGDIAVLVRFKQLIPILEKALKRAGVPVATPELEGFWQEPRVAAILKAAQQFLGMTLSGVEDTIDIPDHILAKGPVGLAAYLNETPPFDQFFWDSRQFKELKAEFDRRGGWQGLVNWVSLQSELELVRKTAEKVQIMTLHASKGLEFEAVFMPACEEGILPFAGMDLLTAKITLTPGRGQRFHEERRLMYVGMTRARRNLYLSYAQNRQLFGKTLSLPRSRYLREIPEALLTKSALAARKVTKEKQLGLLD
- a CDS encoding MarR family winged helix-turn-helix transcriptional regulator; this encodes MSRVFANDLAARFAEAGVKITVEQWRALLPAYKTEGLTQGRLCDMLSQEKTGVSRLVAALEKHGLLRREADKDDRRVKCIYITGKGRELVDFTMDIVLESREALVRHVDPENLAVCKRVLWEILEPHLDEACCMRNKSC
- a CDS encoding efflux RND transporter periplasmic adaptor subunit yields the protein MKKFLKSAAVLCLAVLMAVPALAQEGGAAPASPVVTAKVTSGDMAPQTEFIGTVYFSEISNVAAEVEGKVVSLGVEDGQRVGRGAPLVSLASDILDRSIANARALMDQAKADFELAKRENERTTKLFESRTVAEGEYDSKRLAALSSEKKMIAAQAILNRLLMEREKKTIRAPYDGVVLERKVFRGDWVSVGSVVTVMARDEDFDVVVNAPREAFGVVKPGLKVTVKVAGKDVPGEVFAAIPKGDVATRTFPVKIRVHNDGSLAEGMEARVVLPKGVGGMTLIVPRDAVISARGQMVVWAVVDGKAVPMPVFVVGYRGMDAGVKSKTLQEGMDVVVKGNERLQPQQPVAAQPSQRQ